A DNA window from Trichosurus vulpecula isolate mTriVul1 chromosome 2, mTriVul1.pri, whole genome shotgun sequence contains the following coding sequences:
- the EED gene encoding polycomb protein EED, producing MSEREVSTAPAGSDMPAAKKQKLSSDENSNPDLSGDENDDAISIESGPNTERPDTPTNTPNAPGRKSWGKGKWKSKKCKYSFKCVNSLKEDHNQPLFGVQFNWHSKEGDPLVFATVGSNRVTLYECHSQGEIRLLQSYVDADADENFYTCAWTYDSNTSHPLLAVAGSRGIIRIINPITMQCIKHYVGHGNAINELKFHPRDPNLLLSVSKDHALRLWNIQTDTLVAIFGGVEGHRDEVLSADYDLLGEKIMSCGMDHSLKLWRINSKRMMNAIKDSYDYNPNKTNRPFISQKVHFPDFSTRDIHRNYVDCVRWLGDLILSKSCENAIVCWKPGKMEDEIDKIKPSESNVTILGRFDYSQCDIWYMRFSMDFWQKMLALGNQVGKLYVWDLEVEDPHKAKCTTLTHPKCVAAIRQTSFSRDSSILIAVCDDASIWRWDRLR from the exons GACGATGCTATCAGTATAGAAAGTGGCCCGAACACTGAACGACCTGATACTCCAACAAATACTCCAAATGCTCCTGGAAGgaagagttgggggaagggaaaatggaagTCAAAGAAGTGCAAATATTCTTTCAAATGTGTAAATAGTCTTAAG GAAGACCACAACCAACCATTATTTGGAGTGCAATTTAATTGGCACAGTAAGGAAGGAGATCCCTTAGTTTTTGCAACTGTAGGGAGTAACAGA GTTACTCTATATGAATGTCACTCACAAGGAGAAATCCGGTTATTGCAATCTTACGTGGATGCTGAT GCTGATGAAAACTTTTATACTTGTGCTTGGACTTATGATAGCAATACAAGCCATCCTCTCTTAGCTGTGGCTGGATCTAGAGGCATAATTAGGATAATTAATCCCATAACAATGCAGTGCATAAAG cacTATGTTGGCCATGGAAATGCTATTAATGAACTGAAATTTCATCCGAGAGATCCAAATCTTCTTCTTTCAGTAAGCAAAG ATCATGCTTTGAGACTGTGGAACATCCAGACAGACACACTGGTTGCAATATTTGGAGGTGTAGAAGGGCACAGAGATGAAGTTTTAAGTGCT GATTATGATCTTCTTGGTGAAAAAATAATGTCCTGTGGAATGGATCATTCTCTCAAACTCTGGAGGATCAATTCAAAAAGAATGATGAATGCAATTAAGGATTCTTATGACTATAACCCAAATAAAACCAACAG GCCATTTATTTCTCAGAAAGTTCATTTCCCTGACTTTTCAACCAGAGACATACATAGGAATTATGTCGATTGTGTGCGATGGTTAGGAGATCTGATACTTTCCAAG TCTTGTGAAAATGCCATTGTGTGCTGGAAACCTGGCAAAATGGAAGATGAGATAGATAAAATTAAACCTAGTGAGTCAAATGTGACTATTCTTGGGCGATTTGATTATAGTCAATGTGATATTTGGTACATGAGGTTTTCAATGGATTTCTGGCAGAAG ATGCTTGCATTGGGCAATCAAGTTGGCAAACTTTATGTTTGggatttagaagtagaagacCCTCATAAAGCCAA atgTACAACACTTACTCATCCAAAATGTGTTGCTGCCATTAGACAAACCAGTTTTAGCAGGGATAGCAGTATTCTTATAGCTGTTTGTGATGATGCTAGCATTTGGCGCTGGGATAGACTTCgataa